The genome window CAAACTTCGGGAGCTTCAACAGTCCCTCAAAGATAAAGATGAAAAGCTTGAGCAGCGCAATCGGGAGATCAAACAGATGCGGCTTCAAACCCGCAAGTTCGCAGATAATCACGATTATAATGAGGCCGAAACCAGGGAGCTTCTGATTGATGTGATGCTTCGGGAATCCGGTTGGGATCCGGCGAAAAGAGACGTTCGGGAGTACAAAGTGGAAGGCATGCCAAACGATTCGGGAATTGGGTACGTGGACTATGTGCTGTGGAATGACGATGGCAAACCACTGGCATTGGTGGAAGCGAAACGAACGACACGAAATTATGAGGAAGGCCAACACCAGGCAAAGCTTTATGCGAATTGTTTGGAGAAGCGATTTGGTGTTCGTCCCATCATATTCTTGTCGAATGGGTATGAGATCTGGATCTGGGATGACGGTGAATATCCGCCGAGAAAAATTTTAGGTTTTTATACCAAAGACAGTCTTCAAACACTGTTCTTTCAAAAGAAGAACAAAGAGCCTCTGCATAAAGCCGATATTAACCATGATATTACAGAACGTTATTATCAGATTGGAGCCATTCGGCGGGTAGGTGAGCGATTCCAGGAAGGTCACCGGCGCGCACTGTTAGTGATGGCTACCGGTACCGGAAAAACACGAACATCTATTTCCATTTCGAATATGTTGCTTCAGAACAGGTGGGCGAAGCGTATTCTATTCCTGGCCGATCGGAATGCGTTGGTCAGGCAGGCGTACAGAGCGTATGCAAACCATCTTCCGTCAGTTCCGATTGTTAATCTTGTTGAAGAGAAAGACGATACGGCAGCTAAAGTAGTATTTTCGACCTATCCGACTATGTTAAATCAAATTGAGAATCTGGAAGAAGGCCAGCGAAAATTTGATCCGGGATACTTTGATCTTGTCATTATTGACGAAGCGCACCGCAGTGTGTATAACAAGTACAAAGCTATCTTTCACTATTTCGATTCGCTGCTGCTTGGTTTGACGGCTACGCCTAAAGAAGATGTGGATCATGATACCTATGAACTTTTTAATACCGAACAGGGGAATCCTACTTTTGCATATGGCTTGGAACAAGCTGTAGAGGACAAATATTTACGACCGCCAAAGAAGATCTCTGTTCTTGGTAAATTTCTGACTGAGGGAATCAAGTATGATGATCTGTCTGAAGAAGAAAAGAAGCAATACGATGATCTGTTAGCAGACGACGAAACCGGCGCCATTCCGGACCACATTGATGCTTCACAACTCAATAAGTGGTTGTTCAATGAGGACACGGTGGAGAAAGTCATTAAGCAGCTCATGGAAGATGGGTTAAAAGTAGAAGGTGGAGATCGGTTGGGAGATACCATCATTTTTGCCAAGAACCACAAGCACGCCGTGTTTATTCAACAGGTCTTTGATAAGAACTATCCACACTATGCCGGTCATTTTGCACAGGTCATCGATAATAAAGTGGAAAAATCACAGGATCTGATCGATAAGTTTTGCTCCTCTGAACATAAAAATCCAACGATTGCCATTTCTGTGGATATGATGGATACGGGGATCGATGCGCCCGATGTGGTCAATCTTGTGTTTTTCAAACCGGTTCGTTCGAAGACAAAATTTAACCAGATGATTGGCCGCGGAACTCGCTTTCGTC of Balneolaceae bacterium contains these proteins:
- a CDS encoding DEAD/DEAH box helicase family protein — protein: MSNFKFLDKDWPEFSGDAKAVERLVTFDPRGACGRARHLIEQVVLWMYEHDEDLTLPFDTSLYNITDDITFKKIVGYTVYNKINVIRKSGNLALHEKKRITEEDALRICKEVFHVMYWLYRTYTTDDQPKPELKFQADLVPRIDDQPKISHDDLEALKKEMEEEADKLRELQQSLKDKDEKLEQRNREIKQMRLQTRKFADNHDYNEAETRELLIDVMLRESGWDPAKRDVREYKVEGMPNDSGIGYVDYVLWNDDGKPLALVEAKRTTRNYEEGQHQAKLYANCLEKRFGVRPIIFLSNGYEIWIWDDGEYPPRKILGFYTKDSLQTLFFQKKNKEPLHKADINHDITERYYQIGAIRRVGERFQEGHRRALLVMATGTGKTRTSISISNMLLQNRWAKRILFLADRNALVRQAYRAYANHLPSVPIVNLVEEKDDTAAKVVFSTYPTMLNQIENLEEGQRKFDPGYFDLVIIDEAHRSVYNKYKAIFHYFDSLLLGLTATPKEDVDHDTYELFNTEQGNPTFAYGLEQAVEDKYLRPPKKISVLGKFLTEGIKYDDLSEEEKKQYDDLLADDETGAIPDHIDASQLNKWLFNEDTVEKVIKQLMEDGLKVEGGDRLGDTIIFAKNHKHAVFIQQVFDKNYPHYAGHFAQVIDNKVEKSQDLIDKFCSSEHKNPTIAISVDMMDTGIDAPDVVNLVFFKPVRSKTKFNQMIGRGTRFRPDLFGPGEDKKYFLIFDYCGNFEFFDQNPDGYETAAGPSVSAQIFEKRLLLTAKLKNEPYKHDEELQEYRKTLLDQLHQQVSNLERQSVQVRPHLKLVHKLEDRAVWEHLESHERKEIVRELAEILPVDMNEDEVRRRFDLLMLVLQHELLDGILNEKATKNKVIDMAEHLYSKEPYSCHQKS